A stretch of DNA from Spirosoma endbachense:
TTTCCTTGAGTGAGGTCTCCTCAAAGACATACCGATGGTCCCGCCAGGCCGCATAGTTAGCCGGTTGCGGGATTGGCTTCAGACGGGCAACGCCATTGCGTTTCAGGTTAACCAGATCACCTGGTTTGAGGGTTACCTGTTGTTCGCCCTGGCCTGCCTGCTGATAATGGAGTTCAACCTTCCCTCGCTGCAGCACGACCTGCGTACCCCGAGGTCGGGCATACAATGTGAATTCTGTACCCAGCACGACAACATCGGCCCCATTGTCGGTTTTGACCACAAATCGCTGATTGTTAGCCATGTGTGTAACTGAAAATAACGCTTCACCATCCAGCCAAACCTGGCGGGTTTCGCGTCCGAAACCAAACCGAGGTACTCGTAAAGTGGAGTTGGCATTGAGCGTTACCTGGCTGCCATCTTCCAGTTGAACGACGCGCGTCTGACCATACGCAGTTTCGTAATTTTTATTCAGTAGTTGCTGACGAAACGTAAAGCTGCCCACCATGATGGCAACGGAGGCCGCTACTGCCCAAAGCAACCAGTTTCGACGTGTAGGCGTGGGTAATGCCATACGTATTGCTTCACCTGCCTGCACGTCCGTCGGGCGATCACTGGTTAAAAAATTGGTATAGCTCGTTAGCGCGCTTTGCTGATCGGCTACGTACTGCAAATGAGATTGCTCCCATTCTTCCAGCCACTCATAAAATAGTTCTTCATGGCGAGGATCTTCACACCATTCATCGATCAGCTTCCGCTGCAAGGTAGTTGCCTTGCCCGCAAATGAGTCGAAAATAAGTTGTTTATTGACGAGTTGATTCATGTCCAGGAGTATTTAGTAGGATGACACATTTGGTGTTGGAAAACCCTTAAATACAGGTTAGAAAAAATCAACTAATACACTGATGCTCAGAAGAAACCAACGATCTTTCAATAACTCCCTCAGCGCATGACTGGCCAGCCGGATCTGTACTTCAATCGTTCGAACCGAAAGGCCAAGCTCACTGGCAATTTCTCCGTATTTCTTTCCTTCGAAGCGGTACATCAGGTAAATGCGTCGGCGCTGTACAGGCAAGGACTCGATCGCTTTTTCTACATCCTGATAGAGTTCATCATACTGGGTGATGGCGTCTGGTTGCTGGTGCTCCTTTGTGGTCTGATACTGGGCTTCCTCCAGCGATACATCGCGCTGGAATGTCTGCCGAATGTAATTATAGGCCTGATTCCGAATGGTTTTGTAGAGATAAGCCCGGTAAGAAGTGGTAATGGTGCTAAAAATCTGTTGTTCATAAAACTGACAGAACATATCGGCGACCAGGTCTTCGGCAACAGCTTTTGACCCCACAAAACGCACAGCATGACTGCAAAGGGCGACATAATGCTGCCGAAAAAGCAACTCGCAACCCAATTGGGCGTCGGTTTTGAACGTTCGGCGGATAAACAGTTCTTTATCGGTAGCCAACGGCTCCAGCTCATCTGGTGATGATGCGTCCATAGTCGATAAAGGTACTGATTCGGTCACTGCGTCAGTTTGCCAGGTACTGATTAGTTGCATGTTGTAATTGATTAATCGTATGCTCACTAATAACCATTCTAACTTAAAGACACATTTACCTATCCAAAACCCTTAAAGCAAACAGGACATTTTCAGTAAAAATTTTCACCATCCGACGGGTTTGTTATAAAAAGCCTCCAAATCACGCTGTAAGGCATTTTTAATAGCCTGAGTAGGCAAAAAAAGTCATGACAGTAACTGACCATCCCAACGTCATGGATGCTGGCATCACGACTTTGCAGTAAGCTTGTCTGTTTGATTTTTCTTCCGTTGGATCTGTCTTAACTCTAGGATGGCTCCCAGAGGCCACCTGCAAACTGTGTAACTAAGCAAACAGTCACTACC
This window harbors:
- a CDS encoding FecR family protein; its protein translation is MNQLVNKQLIFDSFAGKATTLQRKLIDEWCEDPRHEELFYEWLEEWEQSHLQYVADQQSALTSYTNFLTSDRPTDVQAGEAIRMALPTPTRRNWLLWAVAASVAIMVGSFTFRQQLLNKNYETAYGQTRVVQLEDGSQVTLNANSTLRVPRFGFGRETRQVWLDGEALFSVTHMANNQRFVVKTDNGADVVVLGTEFTLYARPRGTQVVLQRGKVELHYQQAGQGEQQVTLKPGDLVNLKRNGVARLKPIPQPANYAAWRDHRYVFEETSLKEITYLFQENFGMSLEISDPETAALTLSGAYPAQSADDLLSIIAEALNIRITRQGDKVLLAPQPI
- a CDS encoding RNA polymerase sigma-70 factor; translation: MQLISTWQTDAVTESVPLSTMDASSPDELEPLATDKELFIRRTFKTDAQLGCELLFRQHYVALCSHAVRFVGSKAVAEDLVADMFCQFYEQQIFSTITTSYRAYLYKTIRNQAYNYIRQTFQRDVSLEEAQYQTTKEHQQPDAITQYDELYQDVEKAIESLPVQRRRIYLMYRFEGKKYGEIASELGLSVRTIEVQIRLASHALRELLKDRWFLLSISVLVDFF